A region of the Arachis hypogaea cultivar Tifrunner chromosome 15, arahy.Tifrunner.gnm2.J5K5, whole genome shotgun sequence genome:
TTTACAAAAAGTCGCGTTTATCGTTGCAAATAGTATGGCATTTGAATTCGACTTTAATAGTAGAAGATACTGATGAAGAATTTGAACAACAGACGGACTCACCCGACGAGGTTGTTGCCAGTCAACCAATTCTCGAGAATATGAAAAACCACACTAGCTTtgatgaggtatggtaataaactgatcttttttttttgtgcttttatgtgcatttataattatattgtatactaactaagttcatacacataacattcatacgtacatatacataacatccataattacatacaactaacatctaaaaattaaattcatgtttattagatattacatccatacacattattttttagttattgcatatGTAAATATAAAGTTAACACagatgttttttaaattttatcataattgaatttaaaaaatatcaaattcttaaattaatttattcaattgataaatttacacATAACATCTAtaaattcatacacataacatccataatttcatgttaataacatccataatttgtattcataatatttataatttcatacctataatgtttataattaataaatttttataattaatattatcaaattttaaactatacgtcttattgtattttttaaattatctcaaATGTGTACTAATAGGCCATGATTTTAatcattttgatatttttatttaatattcatatatatgcttatttattgattttaatatgacgagttaataattattttttaaaaaattatattttatattttatattttattttttaatagtttatatgtaaaatataagttgtatagtagaagttgttaaaactttttaatttaatttccataATTTTTGTAGAGAATTATTGCATTTTAATGTATAATAATGTGATTGAGAGATGTTAggaatttgatttggaaaaaactgaaattaattttgaaaagaacaTTAATGACTCCAAACATGTACTAAAATAGTAGGTGATAAGGAGATGTATGTCACTTGCTTATCAAGAGAATAGAAATTTTTATGTAATATTtctatattgtaattattttttggcTAGCTAGCATCAGCCTTATGCAAATAAGAAGAGTTATATAAAAACATTAATGATGACGGCATATATAAAAATTGTAGCATGTAAGatgggctttttttttttttaattatatcatgAGTGAATGAGGTACTCAACTTATgacttgataaaaaaaatttattattattaaaaaatatctgaGTTAAAGAAAAAACTGTGATATGAAAAACTTCTGCAATGTGATTAGGGGGTGACAATGGGTAGGATAGGGTAGGGCTTGGATCCAATCCTAACTCTACCCGtgggttgagatttttatataaactcaaccctaTCCTATTCACGGGTTGGGAATATCCCAACACTAATTCTACCCGCTCTTAACCCGCGGCTACCCGACCCTATCTGCGGGTTACAAAAAATacacaacattattatataacttgatgataatttaaaatagaacttatttttatgtaaaaaaatattaaattatcaattaatgattttcttttaatggttaaggatcttttgcatttagtgagaggtctttaatttaacatccacttaaaacatatttttatataagtatataacataaacatatataGAGTGCGGGTTGATCGGGTAGGGTTGATGCTCAACCCGCACTCAACCCGACCCGTACGAGAATCCTACCCGCACTATACCCTATCCGTTGCGAATCGGGTTAGCAACCCTACCCGATCGGATGGAATCGGATTAGGTACCCATGGGTATGgtacatattgccacccctaAATGTGATCATGAttgtattttcaaaaataattattatcgTTATGATAAAACCTAATAACCGGCCTAATCATAGAAATAATTACACTATTTATTAGTACGTACTTTTGACCAAGTCTACTATATGACGATAAGTTTTTTTGAAACAGAAGAAATTTAATTTCGTATgaaaacaacaccaaacttataaatgaTTATTAGTTGCTATGCAATTTCTCTCAAACCCTCTTttgggtaaaaaaaaaaaaaaaattactgccATAAAAATACTCCATGTTTTTTATGCCCTATGGTCTTTATTAGTTATTAGAGCAATGCTTGTTAAAAAATGCAAAttctcttaaaaaatatttaactcaTCAATCATTTTATCTAATACAAGGAATTAGGCGgaaattatttttgatattggGGTGGAAATGGAGTTTTTTAGGATTATAGATGGATAAGGATGTTATTCTTAAATGTGAaacttttttgtttaaaatgTGGAAATCAGACTCTCCGATTTGTTTGGGAATAAAAATTGGACCCTccgatttttgattttttttaaaaaaaattaaaacaaacaaattggaccctccgatttgatattaacaaaattttaaaaactaacttACAAAATAATCGAACAGTCCGATTACTGAATctcatatcaaaataaaaatacatgtaCCACCAACAGAATTGTATTACACACATTCATCTTTCGTAGTAAAATTTTTTAGCCGGAATTAGGTGGTACATAAATACTTTAGCTATATATCTTCTTGATCACAAGATTTGATTATGgggttatattattattttctaatgctAGATAGGCCCCTATGCTCCCCCTTGGTACTTTTATCTAGCATCATTGATAACATACCTATCCTAATTCAACACATACTTTATTTTTGtagaaactagaaaaataaaaggtCAGCTCCTGCACTAATTGAATGAACACATATACTTATTTATTCTTTCTGTTTATCTACGgaaattgaaaaaagaatatATAACTCATGagttaaaatgcaagaaaaaaaaaacatcaaatataaattcatatatatgtattttaatttacCAAGCAGGGTGAAGCTGTTACTCATCATCATAATATAACGAGGAAATTAAAGAGGAGACCAAAATGATACCAAAAATGGACAAAGGAAGCAGCACTTGCTTGCAAATTAAGAAAAACCTAAAAGTAGAAATGAGGCAGAAAACTTGCCAAGGCCAACAAAAATAGATGAGAAGATAAAGCATAGAAAAAAATGATAGTTAAGAAAATAAATTTCCCAATTCTACTTATTGGATGTGGTACGAGTTGATACACTCTTTTATTATTCCACTTGGTATGTATGTCATCTATTCATTATTAgttcatatatattatattttttgaaaataacaaatattattgaCATTTATGTAAAAATAcgattgttattaattaattgtgtatttcaattatttttaattaataaaataaaaatatatatttaattgttaaaaaaatactagtgtatttattataaaagatataattataatatgtttgatatttttttattggttGAAAAATACTTATGTTTTATATATGTAAAAAGGAGGATCCATTTGCATAAGTTAAAAAGAATTCGTATAAatagtaaatattattaattaatatatttaaccaataaaaatatagatttaaattatttttaagtgTTGCTgctttttttataactaaaaaaaatgaaatgagtaCATAATTAATGAGAACAgattatattaaaagaaaaaaaaggaattaaTGATGTGAGGAGAGATCcaaaaaaaatgttataataaTAAGGGAAGTCTGGTTTTAGAGCAGAGGCATGAATAATTTCGAAGAGTCTCCATCTCTGAAAGAAGGTCCAAAAAACAATCAAACACAACCAACACCATTTCCAAACCATCTTTGATCTTTCCCCAACACAAAAACACACACTCTCAGTTCTTCACTCCCTCACTCTGCGCGGGAACTTctgtctttttctctttctcttttctattaTTCATTTCTTAAATTCCCAAACAACATAATCAGTTAAGCACACATATACATACAGCATTAAATGaactattttattaataaaatttctaaacgtgtttgttaaaaatataaaaaaaaatgatgcaataaaatgaattttaatacatttagtaaaaaaaattattcttataattttaacAAGTTTCTTTAATATAGATTatgaataaaaaatgataaataagtaattgaatttttatttattgctaaaataatgaaattatttattaaattcaattaattataaataaaatttttataaaaagaaaatatataaactTGGCAGGAAGAGTTTTTTTacaaaagttaaaagtttattaataattaaatttaataaaagtttaattatttttattataaaaaattaagaagCTATAATAAAATTGAAGGAAGATGTGTTAAAATTGTTTAGAGCCGCGTTTTTCAGAAGCAGTACAATCATGACACCCCTCTCTAATCATGCACttacacctctctctctctctatatctcTTTTCACTTTTTCTTCTGTTTCTGCCTCTTCCCAACTTGTCAATATGACACATCAAAGAGCAAAATAACAACGGTGCTGGTGCCttcattcaaattaattaattaaaaacaataaatgaagttgcaagaaaaacaataattaaaataataataataagaagaaaaagaaattaaaacaaagtGAAGAGTCTCATTCAGGGCAGTTCCCACACACTCTCTtgactttttagtattttctCCTTTCTGTTGCTACTTTTCATCGTTTCGGATGTTTGCTTTTGCTTGCTGTGATCCTCTTCTCTTTGTGACTTTCCCTTTTCAAGATCATGCcaccaataacaataacaacatcaacattttacATTTACATTTTACCCCCATTCAAAACCCTTTTCAGACAAACAACAATTGCTATCACAACTACAAGTACAAAACCTCTTCCCTCAATCAAATCAATAACCCACACTTCATTTCCATTCTACCTAGCTAGTTCAACTCCAACAatgcttcctccttcttcttcttctggttCCTTCCTCATCTAATTCTCTTCCTCCATTCCATTCCATTCCATTCTcccaagaaaaaaaacaaagacttgttttttttttaattttttagctgGGCCCATTTGACTATAATGGGTGACAAGGGAGACTCATCCAAGAAACAACCACAACAATCTCACCACCCtaaacagcagcagcagcaacagcagcagcagcagcagattTCATCTTCTCCAAAATCCCTACCACAAGCTTCTGCTGAGGAACCAATATCAGAAACAAGGACAATCCATCACCAACAGCAACAGTCACCAGTTGTTGTTGTGAGTGGAGCAACTCCATTCATCTCATCAAGCCCTCTCTATGTCTCAAGTGGTGCAAGTTCTTCACCCTTTGAGCAGCAACAATTTGAGGCACTGAATGTTACCTCAAAGAGGCCAAGGTATACTGGACAATGGAAGCTTCTTCCATCACCATCCTCACAGCAGCATCAGAAACAAATGGCGGCCATGCTCCCAAGCGAATCAAGCCCTTCACCATCAGCAAATCCACCACAACCCTTACAAACATATGCTGCTGCTGCAGCAGCAGCGGCTGCATCATCTTCATCAGACACAGCATCATCTCCAAGTCACTCACCTATGCCTTTGCTCTCAGGTGGTTCTGGCCATGAAGGGAGCAAGCCAACATCAGAAGGAGAACAACCACCACAGCAACTTCATCACCAGCAACTAAGAAAAGGGAAGTATGTGAGTCCAGTTTGGAAGCCTAATGAGATGCTATGGCTTGCAAGGGCATGGAAAGCACAGTACCAAGGTGGTGGCTCTGAAGGTTCATCTTCAAGAACAGAACAACAGCAAGAATTGGGAGGAATGAGTAGAGGGAAAACTAGGGCTGACAAAGATAGAGAAGTAGCTGAGTTTCTTCAGAGGCATGGGGTCAGCAGAGATGCTAAGACAGCAGGGACCAAATGGGATAACATGTTAGGTGAATTCAGGAAAGTGTATGAATGGGAGAGAGGTGGTGAGAGAGAACAAGTTGGAAAGAGCTACTTTAGGCTCTCACCATATGAGAGGAAGCTTCATAGGTTGCCAGCTTCCTTTGATGAGGAGGTTTTTGAGGAGCTTTCACAGTTCATGGGGTCCAGAATGAGGTCCTCCTCTCATGGTGGCGGCAGAGGTGTAGATGATGGTAGGACAGCATCACATGCTGCTGTTGCTACAGTGAGACCTCTGCCACTGCCTCCACCTAGGCCTTACAAGGATGATGATCTTCCTCTCTCAGGTTTGCACAGTAAAAAGctatcaaaaattaaatcttcttTGTATTATTGAAATGGGAAACGAAAATATATGttcataacaataataataataataacaacaataataataataatgatgataaaaataataataataaaatgaactTTCAATGCAGCAGTTGAATAATTCTCCCAAGGTTTTCTTTCTGTtctactatttattttttttgtttaatttttgttcccTTTTATGGAATGAACAGTGGTTTAGGAATACTTACAAACAGTTGAAGGGCACGTAATATTCACTGTGATTCTCTGACTGCTACAACCACCACTACTGTTCTTTCTTCTCATCCTTCTAGAAAAGAATGTGTGCTTTTACAAGGGGATTTTGTTTGGAAGATGATGAAAACGAAAGCAAAGTTTTAAACTTTCTAACAACCCATATCTCACTTTGTGTCATTCTTCTTTTGCAGCCAGGACAACAAAGCAATTGGGTGGTAATGAAGCTTTCTTTCATGGTCCCAACAGAGGTAGCTTATTAGGGTTGGACCCTCATCAGCATAATTTATTGGACATTCAAGGGACTTCGTCTTCTTCATCTTCCAGAGAGCTGAGAAGAATTGGGAAGATAAGGATGACATGGGAGGAATGTGTGAGCCTTTGGGCTGAAGAAGGTGAAGTTCATAGAGGGAGAGTGAGGGTTCAAGCTTCAAGCTTTTTGAATGCTGATGAACTCACTTACTTCGATGAATCCATGGTTCCATGTCTCATGGAGTCCTTCGAAGATGGTCCCCTAAGAGGTTATTCGGTTGATAGATTTGTTTCGGGTCAGCAAGTCAAAGTTTTTGGGAGAAGAAAATCGTCTTCTGCTTCATCACCTCCTTCTTCTGGTAATTAACAACCTTAATAACTAATCATTTTGATTTGTTCTATGATGTTTCAATAATGCATCATCAACATACAGGTTTTAACGAAAGACTTCAATTTCCATCCAAATCACCTTCCATAAgatgtgagtttttttttttttattttagtatatacttTTTGTTTTTGACCCTATTTCTTTTCATTAGTCTTTCTAATTTCTCATTTGATGTGATGATGAACAACTGGGACAAGAAAACCTTTTTTTTTGGGATAAGTttattattctttaaaaaatGTTTTGTAATATTCATTTCTAAATacattcttttttaattattaattattgttcaATTGAGTATTTCATATCTCTTATATTTTCTCTAACTAAAAGTATATTCAATATATACAGTAAAAAGGATATAGAGGACACACATGCATGTTATTCTTTTACATTCAAAATAGTTTACATTCAAAATCTTGATGAAGTTTTTTTACTTATTCTAGTCTATTATTGAATGAGAAATCAGAAGTCTATGTAAGTTTTGTGAACCTGTGTCATATCTTCTCTTTTTGTAaataaaatgaatttaattaaaaaatcaaataaaaaaaatataaactagTTCTAAAAAAACAAAATGTACATTTAAACATGCACTAAAAGGTAGGATAAGtatatttttctcaaaatttataGTAACAGATtgaatattgaaattgaagatggAATTGATGATGCATCAGCATAACACAATCCTATTTAGATAAGTACAATAAGTGATTGACTTAACATGCACTTATAGTATGTATTCCATTAAGGTAGAgagtatatatatagagagagaataatagtTGAATATGGTTTGGGTTGGTGATGCAGCAGCGAATACTACAACAACAGTAGAGTTTAGGGACCCAAGTGAATACTACATGGAATGTTTGCAACAGAGAATAATGTCATCACTACAACAACACTCACTTCCAACCTTATTCGAATTGAAACGCTACTTGCAAGAGCCACCTCCACAAGACTTACGCTTCCCACTCCGTAAACAGGTTTACGACGACTTACCACCTTCCAAAGAcctcttcttcactccttcaacTCACCCGCCTTTCTTGGATTCTAGAACCTTCCTCTACGACGTCGTTTCCCCTCTCATCAGATCCAACAACCCTACCATTCTCCCATCTTCTAGAGACTCCTTCATTCCCCTTTGGGACCATTGCATTAACTCAATTCTTTCCTTCTTCTGTAACCAAGATTTCATTCTAATCAGAAAGCCAACACATACTACTTCTACTGCATTGCAAGATCAATGGCCCAACGTTACTGGTTTCGTTAACAACTATTGCTTATGGCGAGGGGAAGAAACCGATCAACTACGAGAGGGACAACAAGATCCGTCTTCCACCATTGTTGAGAAGCTTCTGTGGACCTACGCGGATCTACCTTACATTCTCGGCTACTACGCCATTGGAACCAAGGTAACACTCTGCGCGCTAAGTAGGTCAACGCAATCAGACCAAGGAGAAACGAGAATCGTACGAACGGATCTACAACAACTTAACCTAACTACACCTACAGAACGAATCAAAGCTTTGGTTCCGTGTTTCAGAATCGCTACACTGTTACCGTTACTGAGCAAGATCTGTAACAACAGCAAGGGACTCGGGATCTTCACGTACAGCGATTTCGAGAGATTTGACCACGGAAACGGCGTCGTAACGGAGATGACGCCGAACACATGCACTAGAATGTTCTCCGATAAGAGAAAATGGCTGGCGGCGAAGGAGGTTTACGAGATCTTGAAACACCGAATCCCTCACGCGGAGACTCTGGTTCAGTGTTGCGAAAACGACATGAGTTTAGTGTTCAAGCCGAGAGGTTGCAGAACGAAGCCTTCAAACTGCGAGGAGTTAGTTGAGGCGTTGAAGTGCGTGACGAAAGCGCTGGTGGCGCTGCACGACTTGTCGTTTATGCATAGGGATTTGGGATGGGAGAAAGTGATGA
Encoded here:
- the LOC112749401 gene encoding uncharacterized protein, whose translation is MGDKGDSSKKQPQQSHHPKQQQQQQQQQQQISSSPKSLPQASAEEPISETRTIHHQQQQSPVVVVSGATPFISSSPLYVSSGASSSPFEQQQFEALNVTSKRPRYTGQWKLLPSPSSQQHQKQMAAMLPSESSPSPSANPPQPLQTYAAAAAAAAASSSSDTASSPSHSPMPLLSGGSGHEGSKPTSEGEQPPQQLHHQQLRKGKYVSPVWKPNEMLWLARAWKAQYQGGGSEGSSSRTEQQQELGGMSRGKTRADKDREVAEFLQRHGVSRDAKTAGTKWDNMLGEFRKVYEWERGGEREQVGKSYFRLSPYERKLHRLPASFDEEVFEELSQFMGSRMRSSSHGGGRGVDDGRTASHAAVATVRPLPLPPPRPYKDDDLPLSARTTKQLGGNEAFFHGPNRGSLLGLDPHQHNLLDIQGTSSSSSSRELRRIGKIRMTWEECVSLWAEEGEVHRGRVRVQASSFLNADELTYFDESMVPCLMESFEDGPLRGYSVDRFVSGQQVKVFGRRKSSSASSPPSSVEFRDPSEYYMECLQQRIMSSLQQHSLPTLFELKRYLQEPPPQDLRFPLRKQVYDDLPPSKDLFFTPSTHPPFLDSRTFLYDVVSPLIRSNNPTILPSSRDSFIPLWDHCINSILSFFCNQDFILIRKPTHTTSTALQDQWPNVTGFVNNYCLWRGEETDQLREGQQDPSSTIVEKLLWTYADLPYILGYYAIGTKVTLCALSRSTQSDQGETRIVRTDLQQLNLTTPTERIKALVPCFRIATLLPLLSKICNNSKGLGIFTYSDFERFDHGNGVVTEMTPNTCTRMFSDKRKWLAAKEVYEILKHRIPHAETLVQCCENDMSLVFKPRGCRTKPSNCEELVEALKCVTKALVALHDLSFMHRDLGWEKVMRRSDSRERESEWFVCGFEEASGAPELNRRVRVGREGEWAPEMERGLHSVKVDVWGVGWLIRTCGLVVPKMVKELERMCMENNPEHRPTAADCYHHLLQLQSSLSHHQPPPPAAHLM